AGCCAACAAAGCTTTAGGTTGCAAACCGAAAGAAGAGCGCCGGATTTCCAATGTCGTATTTATGGGAATGGGCGAACCTTTGCTGAATGTCCGGCATGTGTTTCCGGCGGCGCGGATTCTGATGGATGATTTCGCTTATGGCTTGTCCAAACGTCGGGTAACCATCAGCACTGCCGGGGTTGTGCCTGCAATCGACATGATCAAAGAAGAAGTGGACGTCAGTCTGGCGATTTCGCTGCATGCACCGAACAATCCGTTAAGAGATATTCTGGTGCCGATTAATCAGAAGTACCCACTGGAAGAATTGATGCCGAGTTTGCATCGATTTGTTGAAGGCGGCCACAGCAAAAAGCATGTTACCGTTGAATACGTCATGCTTGATAAGGTGAATGATCGTACGGAGCATGCACAGCAGCTCGCTGAATTGCTGAAAGGCCTGGCCTGTAAAGTCAACTTGATCCCTTTTAACCCTTTTCCGAATACGGAGTACCAGCGTTCTTCCAATAATGCGATTCACCGTTTTAGAGAGATTCTGGAATTGGCAGGATTGAATGTGACGGTACGTAAGACAAGAGGCGATGATATCGATGCCGCTTGCGGACAGCTGGCAGGAAAAGTGACGGACAGAACAAAAAGAACCTTGCATCGGGTCGAGTTTTCGAATTAAATCGACGTTTGTCGATTGGGGTGGCATGTGGATCGAACAGGCTTTTGCAGCAGGTCGATTTTAGGCCCCGATCTCATGCCTGAAATGAAGTAATAAACGGTTTAACGTAATTAAAGTTGGTTGGCGATAATGACTGAGAAAACGATTCAAGCTCTTCCTCCCTTGGGAGAGCTGCTGGTAAAAGCGCGTGAAGAACAGAGTTTAAGTTTGGATGCGGTGTCCGCACAGTTAAATTTGTCCGTCGAGCGTCTCGAAAAGATGGAGAGTGACTCTTTCGATCCGGCCAATTTATCTCCGTTTGAACGAGGTTATGTGCGGAACTATGCCAAATTGCTCGGTTTAAAAGACGCCGAGTTCGAGCCATATTTTGCTAATAATCAGAATATCAGCAGTGATTTACACTCGGTTGATCGTTATCGTTACTCGACGCAAAAGCCGCTGGTGAGCGAATCTTTGGTCAAATTTCTGGTTGCGCTGGTGATTGTGGCGATGCTTGGCTTCCTTGTCTGGCTAGTCTGGCCAGCGAAACAATCGGCTTCCGATTCGCCCGACAGTATTCAGTTGCCGACGAGCACTGAACAGTCTGCGCCGATACGCGAGACTGCAGAATAAAAATAATAGGGGAGAGATTCCCTATGTAAGCCGTTTGATTTGAAACTGCATAAGATGCACATAAGTAAAGAATAAAGAGTTTTCCATAACCATGACAAAGCAAATTTCGGCCATTCGAGGCATGAATGATATTTTTGCGGCCGATGCGGATGCGTTTGATTTTTTAATTTCCACTGCGGAAGACACCTTGAGACAATATGGCTATCGTTCAATTCGTCTGCCGATTGTCGAAAAAACCCAGCTTTTTGCACGTTCGATCGGCGAAGTGACTGATATCGTGGAAAAAGAAATGTATACCTTTGAGGATCGTAACGGAGAGAGTCTGACTTTGCGTCCGGAAGGAACCGCCGGTTGTGTTCGTGCCGTGATTCAAAACGGTTTAGCGCATAACCAGATTCAGAAGCTTTACTATACCGGACCGATGTTTCGTTATGAACGGCCTCAAAAAGGGCGTTACCGTCAGTTTCATCAATTCGGCGTGGAAGTGTTTGGACTTCAAGGGCCGGATATTGATGCGGAATTGATTGTGTTGTCGGCTCGTTTGTGGGAACGCCTCGGCCTGGATAATCTGGAGTTGCAATTAAATTCTCTGGGGAATCAGCAGGCGAGAGCGGAGTACCGTGAAATTCTGGTCGAGTATTTGACGGAACATAAAGAAAAATTGGATGAGGACAGCTTACGCCGCCTGGATACGAATCCTTTACGAGTGCTGGACAGTAAGAATCCGGACATGGCCGACATCGTAGCCGACGCACCTAAGTTGATCGACCATCTGGATGAAGAATCGGTCGAACATTTTGAAAAACTTAAAACGCATCTGGATGATCTCGGAATCGAATATGTTGTAAACCCGAATCTGGTTCGCGGTCTGGATTATTACAATCGTACTGTTTTTGAATGGGTGACCACAGAACTTGGGGCTCAGGGAACGGTTTGTGCCGGTGGACGTTATGATGGGCTGGTTGAGCAGATCGGCGGCAAGCCGACGCCGGCAGTCGGATTTGCAATGGGCATAGAACGCTTGGCGGCCTTGTTGATGGATCACGAAAAAGTCCCGGCACAGGCGCAGCCCGATATTTACATGGTGCTGGTTGGCGAAGGTACGGATCGTCCGGGAATGGTGATTTCGGAAATGATTCGCGATGCCATGCCCAACCTGAAAATTCAAATGAATATGGGCGGCGGAAGTTTCAAAAGTCAGTTTAAAAAAGCTGATAAATCTGGCGCGTCTTATGCCATCGTTCTTGGAGAAAGTGAAGTGCAGGAGCGCAAAGTTGCGCTTAAGCCTCTGCGCTTGGATGAAGAACAACAAATGGTTGAGTGGGATGATCTGTGTGATCACCTTGCGAACTTGTATTCATAATTAATACAAAATCAATATTCAATACTCCGAAAAAAATAGAGGATGTTTCAATGAGCCGTTATGAAACGGAAGAAGAGCAGATTGACGCCATCAAATCCTGGTGGAAGAAAAACGGTAATGCGATTGTCACTTCGGTGTTAGTGGTCGCCGTAGCTGTCGCCGGTTGGCGTTATTGGCAGAATAATACCTATGTCAATGCGGCCAATGCATCTTCGATCTATGAAGTTTTGCAACTAAACAGTGAACAAGGTAAGTTCGGCGAAGTTTCCCGTGAAGCGCTGAAATTGGAACAAGAGCAACCGGACAGTCCTTATGCATGGGGTGCAGCCTTATTGCACGCTAAATTCAGTTTTGAAAAAGGCGATATGGACACTGCCGAATCTCAACTGCAGTGGGTCATTGATCAGGCCAAGGATGCCGAAATCCGCCGGGTAGCTCAATTGCGCCTGTTGAGACTGTCTATCGATCAAGATAAAAACGATCAGGCAAATGCTTTGGTTCAAGCGCTGCAAGCGGAAAAGTTGACGGATCAGGAAGCTGCTTACCTTGAATATGTCAAGGGTCTGTTTGCATTGAAGTTGGATCGAAAAGAAGAAGCGCGTAGCGCCTTCCAAACGGTTTTGGATAATAATGGTGCCGAGCAGAATCTGCGTGGATTGGCACAGATTCAGTTAGATGATCTGAGTTAATCCGGGCTTGGCCCTCTGGGCTATAATGCGGCATCCGTTTGTTGAAGAGGCCTCACCTTTTAAGGGTGGGGCGTTTTAGTTGTCGGATCGCGGAAAATTTGATGTTAACCCCTGCTATTCTCGAGGTTTCAATAGTGGGTCAAGAGAGATAAGGAACCTGATATTTCATGAAAATTCGCTTGTTGTTGCTTTCCGCCGTGTTATTGGGTGGTTGTTCGTCGAATGCAAACTTGCCGGAACCGACACCGCTGGTTCCGCTGGAATCACCTTATTCTCTGCATAAAAACTGGGAAGTTTCTCTGTCGGCTTTGCCGAATCTGGATGCGCGCGGTTTGGCGTTTGCCGAAGACGAGCAGGCCGTTTATATTGCCAACAGTGATGGTCATGTGATCGCGTTACATAAGGAAAACCGCAGTCGATGGACCGATCAGGTCGAATGGCAGACGCGTTTTGACGACCATGTTGTTTCCGGCCCGACCCTGTTTGGTGACGAATTACTGATCGGTACTTCGAAAGGACTGTTGAAATCCTTGTCGAAAGAGACCGGCGCCTTACTTTGGCAGAGACAGTTGTCGAGCGAGGTGATCAGTCGGCCGATTGTTTCCGGCGGTAAAATTTATACCCGTACGGTTGACGGTAAGCTGTATGCTTTGAACCTGGAAGACGGCTCGGTGATTTGGGTCAATGAAAATCAGGTTCCGAAACTGTCTTTGCGCGGTTCACCGGATTTACTGGTTGTGGAGGATTACGTTTTTGCTGCTTGGGAATCGGGTGTGGTGCAGGCACTGTCGGCCATTACCGGTGAGTTGCTGTGGGAAACTCGTGTTGCTTCGCCGAAAGGCCGTACCGATCTCGAACGTATGATCGATATCCAGGCTAATCTGGTTTTGAAAGATAATCGTCTGTATGCGCTTGGTTTTCACGGAAAACTGGCGGCGATCAACCCGATGAATGGTGAGTTCTTTTTTGTTAAAAATCTTTCCGGTTACCGTGATTTCGTAGCAGATGATAAAGCGTTGTACGCTGTGGACGATGAAGGTGTGATGCAGGCCTTTGATTTGATGACCGGAGCCCCTCTATGGAAGCAGGCTGCCTTTAAGCAGCGCTTGGTGGGTGATTTGCATTTGTATGGCGATCAATTACTGCTTTCCGACGGTTGGGGGTATTTGCACTGGGTGAATAAATTGCAGGGCATTGAGTATGCTCGCGCCAAGCACAGCAACGAATACGGCGAAGGCGAACGTATTTTGAAAGTGATGGTCGATGGCAAGCGTCTGTATGTCTTTGACGGCGATGGACTGGTGACCAGTTATAATGTCGTACCTTCGGAATTAAGCCGTTTTCACAGCGAACTGGCGGGAAACAAACAAAAGGCGGAGACTGAATGAGTAAGCCGGTTATTGCGCTGGTCGGTCGTCCTAATGTTGGTAAATCGACGCTGTTCAATCGTTTGACGCGCAGTCGCGATGCGATTGTTGCCGATTACCCCGGGTTGACCCGGGATCGCCAGTACGGAACAGGGCGCGTCGGTTCTGCTCCCTACATCGTAGTGGATACTGGCGGTTTAAGCGGTGAAACCGAAGGTGTCGATCCGCTAATGGCAGGTCAGGTCAGTGCTGCTTTGGAAGAGGCCGATGCGATTTTGTTTCTGGTCGACGGGCGTCAGGGATTGATCCCGGCGGATGAAGTGATTGCAAATTACATTCGTCTGTTCGATAAACCGGTGCAGATTCTGGTTAATAAGGCGGAAGGCTATGATCATGCTTTGGCAAAGTCGGAATTTTTCCAGCTTGGTCTTGGAGAGCCGATCGCCATTTCTTCGGCTCATGGTGATAATGTGGCTTATGCCATTGATCGTGTTCTGGCGTCTCTGCCGGAAAAAGCGGACACGGATGAGTTTGAAGCCGATGAACATCCGGGGATTCGGGTGGCCGTTATCGGACGGCCGAATGTCGGAAAATCGACTCTGATCAATCGTATGATCGGTGAAGAGCGGGTGGTTGCCTTTGATATGCCGGGAACCACTCGAGACAGTATTTTTGTTCCCTTCAAGCGGGATGAGCAGGATTATACGCTGATTGATACCGCCGGTGTCCGCCGGCGGAAAAACATTAAAGAAAAAATCGAAAAGTTCAGTATCGTTAAGGCGATGGAGGCGATGGAAGCTTCGCACGTCGTGATATTGGTGATTGATGGTTCCGAAGGTTTGACCGATCAGGATTTGACACTGTTGGGCTTGGCGATTGAATCCGGCCGCGGATTGGTTCTGGCGATCAATAAGTGGGATAATCTCAGTAGCGATCAGCGGCAATGGGTCAAAAACGAACTGAGTTTCCGTCTGCAATTCGCCGATTATGCCAAGCAGCATTTGATTTCCGCTTTGCACGGAACCGGGGTTGGAGATCTGTTTAAAACGATTCAGGCCGTTCACAGTGCCGCTTTTAAACGTGTCAGTACCTCGGATTTGAATCGTGTGCTGGAACAGGCTGTGCTGGAGCATCAGCCACCTCTGATTGGCGGTCGAAGAGTAAAATTACGCTATGCGCATCTCGGTGGTTTGAACCCGCCGCGAGTGATTGTGCATGGCAACCAGGTCGATAAGTTGCCGCAGGCTTACAGCAAATACCTGATCAATGTGTTCCGTAAAGCATTCAAGTGGATTGGAACGCCGGTCAGCGTTGAATTCAAGGCTTCTGAAAACCCGTTTGAGGGGCGAAAAAATAAACAGAAGTCGCGCACGGCAAATAAAAAAGATGAATCCGCTTTCGGCGCGATGAAAAAAATCAAAAAGAAAAAGCAGCCCAAACGTCGTCAGTGAGGGCAAATTTCAACCTTCTTAATGCTTATCCCCCTTGAGCATAGAGAAGGCAACCCGTTCGTATATATTTGATTACTTCAAGAGAGTTTAAACAATACCATGAGTCCAAATCCGACCAAACGTATTCGTGAAATCCCCTATAACTACACCTCTTTTTCCGATAAAGAGATCGTGTTGAGATTTTTGGGCGAGTCGTGCTGGCAAACGATCGGGTCGTTGCGGGAGTGTCGGAATACCGGACGTTCGGCGCGTATGCTGTTTGAAGTTCTTGGGGATATGTGGGTCATCAGTCGCAATCCCTATATTCAGAATGATCTGATCGAGAACCCGAAGCGACGTGCTGCACTGGTTGAAGCGCTTTACCATCGTTTAAAAGCGGTTCAAGGGCGTTTGAACGGGAACAGTGAAGCGGAAAAACTCCTGAATGCGGTTCGCAAGGCGGTCGATGAGTTCGCCGAATGGTTCCCTGAGCAGGTCAAGTTGCGCGGAAAAGTCAGCCGCCGATTCAAAAAAATCACCCGTGACGATAACGTTGATTTCAGCGGGCTGGCGCGTGTTTCGCATGCGACCGATGCCACCGACTGGCGAGTTGAATTGCCGTTGGTAGTTTTGCATCCGGATACCGAGGAAGAAACCGTTGAGATGGTGCAGGCCTGTATTGACTTGGGGCTGACCATTATTCCTCGTGGCGGCGGAACCGGTTATACGGGTGGTGCGATTCCGTTGCATCAGCATACGGCGGTGATCAACACCGAAAAATTGGAATTTATGAGTCTGGTCGAACACGTCGAGTTACCGATGATCGGGAAGGTACCAACCATCCGAACCGGTGCCGGTGTGGTGACCCGTCGTGTTTCCGAACGCGCCGAAGCTTTTGGGTATACGTTTGCTGTAGACCCGACATCACAGGATGCTTCTACCGTCGGTGGAAATATTTCCATGAATGCCGGAGGAAAAAAAGCCGTTCTGTGGGGAACGACACTGGATAATCTGGCTTCCTGGAGAATGGTGACTCCGGATGCGAAGTGGCTGGAAGTCGAGCGCATCAATCATAACCTCGGAAAACTGCAGGATCAGCAGACGGTCGTTTTTGAAATTCGTCGTTACGAAAAAGATGGTACGACTCAGATCGGCAGAAGCGAACGTTTGAAAATTCCGGGATCGGCATTCCGTCAAGCCGGTTTGGGGAAAGATGTTACCGATAAGTTCCTCAGCGGCTTGCCAGGGATTCAGAAAGAAGGCTGTGATGGTTTGATCACCTCATCGCGCTTTATCGTACATCGCATGCCAAGCCACACTCGTACTGTCTGTCTGGAATTCTTCGGTACGGATCTGAGTCTGGCGGTGCCGGCGATTGTCGAAATCATCGATTACGTCGAGTCGAAAAAGGCTCAGGGAATTCTTCTTGCCGGTTTGGAACATCTGGATGAACGCTATATTCGTGCGGTCAAATACAATACCAAGGCGGATCGAAATGAATTGCCGAAGATGATTCTGTTGGCGGATATCTGTGGCGAGAACGGTTTTGAGGTTGCGAAAACCTGTACCGAAATTGTCGAGAAGGCGAACAAGCGTGACGCGGAAGGTTTCATTGCGGTGAGCGAGGAAGCTCGTAAACGTTTCTGGTTGGATCGTTCGCGTACGGCGGCGATTTCCGCGCATACCAATGCCTTTAAAGTCAATGAAGATGTGGTGATCCCGCTGGAGCGTTTGAACGAGTACAACAGCGAAATTGAGAAAATCAATATTGAGATGTCGATCGGTAATAAGCTGGAAATTCTCAATGCCTTTCAAGAGTATTTCCGCGGTGATATTCCGGAGTTTACTCAGGAAGATGATTTCGAAGACGTTCAGGGGCCGACGGATTTCTTCAAAGGCAAAGTTGAGCGTGCATTAATTCGTTTACAGTCCGTTGAAGAGCGTTGGAAGGCACTTCTGGCTAATCTTGATGAACCCGCTGTCAGCCACCTTGAACTGGTTCCGGAATTGGATCAGACAAAACTTCGTGAAGGGGATACGATTTTAAATCTGTTCCTGCGTCGTGAAATCAAAGTCTCCTATCGCAAAGAGGTGAAACATTTCTTGACCGATAAGTTTATGGGACACGATTTCGAGCCGATGTTGCTGCGTTTGGATCAGATTCATGCCGAATTGCGTAACGCGCGTCTGTTTGTTGCATTGCACATGCATGCCGGAGACGGGAATATTCACACCAATATCCCGGTTCATTCCGGTAACTATGAGATGGTACAGCTGGCAGATAAGGTGGTTGATCGGATTATGGAGATTGCCCATCGTCTCGGCGGGGTTATTTCCGGTGAGCATGGTATCGGGCTGACCAAGTTCCAGTACCTGGAGCAGGCGAAAATCGAAGCCTTCGTTAAATACAAAAACGATGTGGATCCAGAAGGGCATTTCAACCGTGGGAAATTGTTACCCGGCTCTGGATTACAGAATGCTTATACGCCGTCTTTGAGTCTGGTGCAGCAGGAAGCGATTATTCTGGAAGCCAGTGAGCTGGATGAGTTGAATAACGACATCAAAGACTGTTTGCGTTGCGGTAAATGTAAGCCGGTGTGTCAGACGCATATTCCGCGTGCGAATCTGTTGTATTCGCCGCGTAACAAGATTCTGGCTACCGGGCAGGTTATTGAAGCTTTCCTGTATGAAGAGCAGACGCGTCGCGGCATTTCTCTTCAGCACTTTGAAGCCATGAACGATGTGGCCGATCATTGTACGACTTGTCACAAGTGTGAAGCGCCGTGTCCTGTGAACATCGATTTTGGAGATGTTTCGATCCGCATGCGTAATATTTTGACGAATATGGGGCAAAAACGTTTCTCGATCACCACTAAAATGGCTTTGTGGTTCTTGAATACCAAAAAGCCGTCCAGTGTCAATTTCCTGCGCAAGGCGATGATCGGTTGGAGTTCGGTCTTTATTACGCTGGGGCATAGAATCGCAAAAGCATTCGGTTTGGTGAAAAGTTCTTCAGCGGAAATTCCGGCACGTACCTCGAAAATCGCACCGGTTCAACAGCAGGTGATCAACTTTGTTCGCAAGCCGTTGAATACCGGCCCGAATCAGCCGACCATGCGTGCTTTACTCGGGTTGGAAGAGAGTAATATGGTTCCGATCATCAGCCGACCGGAGTATGTCAATGACGATTCCGATGCCGTCTTCTATTTCCCCGGTTGCGGTTCGGAGAGATTGTTCAGCGATATCGGGCTGGCAACCATCGCCATGCTGGCGGAGGCCGGTGCGCAAACGGTATTGCCTCCCGGATACTTATGTTGCGGTTATCCGCAGACGGCAGCCGGACAAGCCGATAAAGGTGCGCAGATAACGGCAGAAAACCGAGCCTTGTTCCACCGGGTGGCCAACACCTTGAACTATATGGATATTAAAACGGTCATTGTGTCGTGTGGTACCTGTATGGATCAACTTTTAAAGTATGAGTTCGGTAAAATATTCCCGGGTTGCCGTCTTTTGGATATTCACGAGTATCTGCAGGAAAAAGGTATGTCGGTCGAGAGTGCAGCAGGAGTGAAGTATCTGTACCACGCTCCATGTCACGATCCGATGAAGGTGATGGATGGAACTCAGGTGACCAAGGATCTCTTGAAAACCGATGAAGTTCAATTGTCCGACCGCTGTTGTTCTGAAGCGGGAACTCTGGCGACGGCTCGTCCGGATATTTCCACTCAGCTGCGTTTCCGTAAAGCGATGGAACTGAAACAGGGAATTAAGGATCTAACCGGTGAAGAACGGGCGAAGAAGGGGAACGTGAAGGTGCTGACCTCTTGTCCGGCCTGTCAACAGGGGTTGAATCGTTATGAAGATGAGACCGGTTTGAAAACCGACTACATTGTGGTTGAATTGGCCAAGCAGCGCATGGGTGAAGATTGGAAGTTGCAATTTACCCGGCGTTTAAAAGAGAGCGGCGTCGAGAAAGTGCTGCTTTAAGACGTGTTATTTTGCCTAAAAAGCAAAACGGCGCTTTCCATCAGGATTGCGCCGTTTTTGTTTTAAGCAATTTGGGGTGAGAATATCATCCCTTATTTCGGTGCCTGAGCGGCATAGAAAGCCGATAGCTCCTTAATTTCAGCATCGGTCAAGCCCTTGGCAAAAGCCGCCATGGTCGCATCTTTGCGGAAACCGTCACGGAAGTCCTTTAATTGCTTTTCAAGGTAGGAAGCGTGCTGACCTGCCAGCTTCGGAAAATTAGGAACGACGCTGTTACCGTCCGCACCATGACAGCCTACACAAGTTGCCGCTTTGGCCGGAGCAGCCTGGGCTCCAAAGGATGCGCTGAACATAACGCCTGCGGAAAGAGTCGCAATGATGAATTTTTTCATAGGGAAATCCTTATGTTGGAATCGACTGATAGAATTTAAAGCTTCAAGTTCGGCAAATCAAGCGTAAAAGCGGATAAGTTAAACTTTGTAGCCATAAATTTTTCTATGGGCATAAAAAAACCGCCCGAGTCCTGAGACAGGGGCGGCTTTTTCGTTACTGAGATCTGAATTACAGGCCAGCAACGTAAGCAGCGATGTTTTCCATGTCTGCGTCAGAAAGACCAGCAGCCATTGGAGCCATCATAGAAGTCATAGGACCAACTTGCTCACCAGCTTTGTATTTTTTAAGCTTGCTAACAACATCAGCAGGGTTTTGACCCGCTAGTTTAGGTCCAACACCACCTTCAGCGGCACCACCGTGACAACCTACACAAGTTCCGAAAGCCGCTTGACCTGCAGCAGCGTCACCCGCTTGAGCAGCTGCACCAAAAGAAACGATCCCAGCCGCAGCTAGAGCGATAATTGTTTTTTTCATAATGTACTCTCCTGAAAGCACGATTTGATAATTGCTCGGGTTTCCCCTGGTTGCAAATTACAAACGAAAAGCCAGTTCGAGTCAAGAAAGAAGGCTTAAGCAACCATTAATATTTGCAAAAAATATGGAGAACAGTCGAAACTTGAAGAAATTGTTTCGATAAACTACGGGATAAGTTTAATGAAACCTTTGTTTGTTGGGTGTTTTTTATCCGAAGAAGAGGACATTTTTTCTTGTTTTTTGCGGTGGTTTGAGCCGCGTATTTTCGGGTAAAAAAACAGTTTTGAATCGATAGGAGATTACATGTTTCGTTTATGGATTCTGGTCGCCGTTGCCAGTGTTATCAGTTGGTGGTTGTTAAAGCTGGTTGGGCGACCGAAGGCGTTTGGCTGGATTTTACTCTTTTGGATTGCCGTTTTTTTCGGTTCTGCCGCATTGCTGTATACACTTTCTTTGTGGTTTGTCAGTCAGTAGGCAAATTCGGCTTCAATTGTTATCGCTGTTTTTGAACTCTTCTAGCAGGCGCTGAAAGCTCTGATAGCGGCTCAGGGCAATGTCACCGTTCTCCACGGCGGCTTTGATTGCGCAGTCCGGTTCGATAGAGTGACTGCAGTTATGGAACTTGCATTGTCCAAGAAACGGTGTGAAATCGGAGTAATAGCTTTCAAGTTCGGCGAGAGAGCAGGGCGCTGGCGAAAACTGACGTACGCCCGGAGAATCGATCAGATATCCGCCGTCCAATTCCAAATCGTTTTCTTTGATCGCAGGAAGGTGGTACAGAATACTGTTGGTGGTGGTGTGTTTTCCCAAGCCGGTCGCGGCAGACAAGTCGCCGACACGGATGTCGATGTCCGGGATAAGGGCGTTGATCAACGAAGATTTTCCAGCACCGGATGGACCGACAAATACACTGTTTTTTCCCGACATATAGTGGCGCAGATCATCCATGCCCTGCTGAGATACTGAAGAAGCCGGAATTAATTCGATCCCCAGCTCATCGTATGGTGCCAGCAGTTCGGCAACCGCCTCCCAGTTTTCGTCACTTTCAAGCAAATCGGCTTTATTGATAATAATGATGGCCGGAATATCCAATTGCTGGGCGGCGATCAGATAGCGGTCGATCATATCCGGGTGAATACCCGGCACTACCGGGGTGACAATGCCGATGAAATCGATATTGGCGGCGATCATACGGGTCTGGCCGCGAAAGCCGGGGCGGCTTAATTCGTGGCTTCGCGGCAGGACGCTGACGACGACGCCGGTGCCTTCTTCAAGCGCCGTTTGCCACACGACCCGATCACCGGCAACCAGTTTTCCGAGATGTTGACGAATGGCGCAGTTAAAGGTTTCCCCTTGTTCGCTTTCGACCAGTACGCGTTTACCGAAACTGGTGATGACCAGTCCGTCTTGTTCTGCACCCAGACCACTTTCATCCGCTTGATATTGCTGTTTATTGTCGGTTTTAAGCCGTTTGCTGTTCAAGCGACGTTTTTGCTGCTGGGTAAGTTTGCGTTGCGCCATAACCGGATCAGTTCAATAAGGCGTCGATTTTGGCAGCCATAATCATGTCGTTCATGCTCAGGCCTTCAATGCTGTGTGTCGTTAAGCTGATGTCGCAGGTATTGTAGCCAAAGGAGATTTGCGGGTGATGATCTTCCTTGTTGGCCAGCCAGGTAACGGCGTTGACAAAAGCGACGGTCTGCAGATAGTTTTTGAATTTGAACCGTTTGCTGATTTCTTTATAGCTCAAAGGGGCTTCCCAGCCGCTCATCTGGCTCAGATTGCTTTCGATGGTTGGAATAATCAAGCCTTTTCCGCCTTTCGGAATTTCTTCACATGTCTGTTGTAACAGCTCTTCAATCAGCGGGTTGTTTTGACTCATGCTTATTCTCCTGTTGTCTCTCGTTGTTTTGTGTGGATCGGCTTTGTTAACGAAGCTGTTTTTATGCGGTTTGATCCAGTGAATTCAAGTGATCGATACGAATTTTCGCCGGTGGATGGCTGTCGTGGTAGGCCGAATAGCCCGAATCCGGAGTCAGAGTGCTGGCATTGTCACGGTACATTTTCAGCAGAGCAGATACCAATGGCTGGGCTCCAACGTATTCGGCGGCGAAGGCATCCGCTTCGAACTCATGTTTGCGACTTTTGATTGCGCTGATCGGCCCCATAAAGAAAAAGATTGTTGGCAGCACGGTCACAAACAGCAGCAAAGCGCTGGCCGGTGTCTGGGTTTCGATACCCAGGCCTTGATAAAACGATGGCAGCTGGATTAACCACCCTAAAAGAGCCAGAGCAGCCAGGCTTAAGGCGGCGTTTTCAATCAGGCGTTTACGGATATGACCATGTTTGAAATGTCCCAATTCGTGCGCCAATACCGCCTCGACTTCTTCTGGGGATAAGGTTTCCAGCAGAGTGTCGAAAAAGACGATGCGTTTGTTTTTACCAAATCCGGTGAAATAAGCATTTCCGTGGCCGGAGCGCGATGAACCGTCCATCACGAAAATCCCGTTGGATTCAAAGCCGGTGCGTTCCAAAAGGCTTTCGATGCGTTGTTGCATTTCCGGGTTGTCGAGCGGAGTGAATTTGTTGAAAATCGGCGCGATCCATTTCGGATAAGCCCACATCAATAAAAGCTGGAACCCGAACCAGACCAGCCAGGTGTAGAGCCACCACAGGCTATCGATAAACTCACCCATAATGCTTAAAATCACCCAGATCAGCGGGATTCCGAGAGCGGCCATAAGCAACCACTGCTTGAGCAGATCGCCGACGAAGCGCTGTGGCGTGGTTTTATTAAAACCGAATTGCGTTTCGATTTTGAAGGTGCTGACGATAGAAAACGGCAGATGCAGTAACGACAGAAACCATAAGGTCGAGAGCAGAAAAGCGGTATCGCGC
Above is a window of Thiomicrorhabdus sp. DNA encoding:
- a CDS encoding M48 family metallopeptidase — its product is MNWIASLFVAALSLHLIIEVWLNIKNQFHIGLNRAKVPDDFQSAVSLQAHQKAADYSRAKLQLARLGLFYDAAILLFMTLGGGFQDIYNYWLGTELSPIWRDTAFLLSTLWFLSLLHLPFSIVSTFKIETQFGFNKTTPQRFVGDLLKQWLLMAALGIPLIWVILSIMGEFIDSLWWLYTWLVWFGFQLLLMWAYPKWIAPIFNKFTPLDNPEMQQRIESLLERTGFESNGIFVMDGSSRSGHGNAYFTGFGKNKRIVFFDTLLETLSPEEVEAVLAHELGHFKHGHIRKRLIENAALSLAALALLGWLIQLPSFYQGLGIETQTPASALLLFVTVLPTIFFFMGPISAIKSRKHEFEADAFAAEYVGAQPLVSALLKMYRDNASTLTPDSGYSAYHDSHPPAKIRIDHLNSLDQTA